GCACGCCTTGAAGATCTCTGGGTCTGTAACCGTGTGGCcgagctccttgtcgaGCTCGGGCACGATCACGTCTTTGGtttgctccaaaaacagcgTCAGGTCGGTCTCGCGGGCAATCGCCTCGCTCGCCGCCACACACGCCTTCACATGCATAGGCAGCTTGGGTTTCTGCAGACCGAGAGCTGCCAGGTCGAGCGAGCGCGCCCACTCGTCGAAGGGCACGGTACCTTCGTATTCGGGCAAGTTTTTCGCCAGATACGCCGCCAGCGCGCGCTGCGCCGTCTCGCGCAACTGGGAGTCCACAGCGCTGTGTTTGCGGGCAAACTCGCCAAACAGATGCTCCTGTCTGGCCTTgatgatgatcttgtcgtcAATGTCGGTCACATTCTGCACAAACTTGACGTTGTAGCCAAAATAGTCCTGCAAAATGCGGCGATTAATATCAATTGTCACGTAGTTCCGGGCATGGCCCATGTGCGACGAGTTGTACACGGTCGGCCCACAGCTGTACCAGGTGACTTCATCGCTGGAGCTGGGCACGAACGGCACCTTCGACCGCGTGAGCGTATTGTAGAGCACCAGGGGCGCGTCCGGTAATTTTTCTGGCTGCACCCACGTCGTCATGAACAGTTTGGACAGGGCAAAAGAAGAGTGTGTGTGAAGCTTTGTTCTTGCCGCAGAAAATGCCCAAATTTTCatggtttttttttttccacaccCGCTTATGTAAGTACCTCCCCTTTCCATGGCCAGCATCTACAAACTGTCTGTCTCGGGCGTACGCTCTTTCAGCGGCGATACGCACGAGACCATCCAGTTCGAGCGTCCGCTCACGCTCATTGTTGGTGCCAACGGCTCGGGCAAAACAACCATCATCGAGGCCCTGCGGTACGCCACCACGGGCGATCTTCCCCCCAACTCGAAAAATGGCGCCTTTGTCAACGATCCCAGCATGACAGGCGCCACAGAGACAAAGGCTCAGGTCAAGCTCGCGTTTCAGAACGTCAATCGCACGAGCATGGTGCTCACTAAGTCGCTCGCCGCGTTCAAGAACGCACGCACGGGGACCACCAGCTTTAAAACCCGCGAAAACCAGCTCGTGGCCATCCATAACGGCGAAAAACAGACCGTCACGTCGAAAATGGCCGATATCGAAACCGCCGtgccgcagcagctcggcGTCTCGCGCGCCGTGCTCAACTACGTGATTTTCTGCCACCAGGACGAGAGTCTGTGGCCGATCAGCGACTCGGCGAGTCTCAAGAAGCGATTCGACGAGATCTTCGACTCGGTCAAGTTCAtcaaggtgctggagacgTTTCGGGCCATCCAGAAGGAGATGAACGTCGATATCCGcgtgatcaacaacacgGTCGAGCACTTGCGGAACGACCGTGCGCGCGCGCACCACAAACACGCGCAAGTCGCCGAGCTGAACCGTCAGGTCGATCGGCTGAATGCCGAGTCCGAGACGCTTGCGCGCGAGATCGAAGCGGTCAACAAAGAGGCCGATCGGTTGTTTGCGACGAACCAGGACTACGAGAAAACGATCAGTCGACTGGAGTACCTGCGGCAGCAGGAGAGCAGTCTCGCGCAGCAGATGGACGTGATCCggtcgacgacgacgcgcGTCGACTTGCCCGATGCGCAGATCCGcgagcagctcgacaaCTTTGCCAACGTGCTAGTTGAGAAGAGGAGCgctgttgagcagctgcgcgTGCAGATAGAGTCTCGAAGCGCGCAACTTGCCCGTGCGCGAGAAGAATACAACACTTCTGTGCGCGAGGAGGGCCGATTGCGCGGCCTATTTGAGCGGCACGAGCAAAACCGCAGCGAGAAACAGcgacttgagcagcagTTGGACCAGACGCGGCTGGACGCGCTGGCGGCCGAATACGCTGACAAGGAGGCTGCGCATAAGGCTGCTCTCGAGGACGTCGAGTTCGAGCTCACAACgctcaaggaggagcttgcgCGCGAAGCGCAGCATGCCGAGTATGTTCGCAACGACGTCGACGCGTTGGAAACGAAACGCGCcaagttccagcagatcctGTCTCTTTCGAGCTCGAATCAGGCTAGGCTCGAACGCGAGCGTACCGAGCTCGCTGCCGAGGAATTAGAGCTGCAGCAGTTGCGCGACTCGAGCCCGCTGGCCGCCATCAACGAGAAAATCGCCCAGACCGAGAAACAGATCCGCCAATTGGAggtggagcaggaggatCTGCTCCGGAAGGTGAGTCAGGCCAGCAGACAGTCCGACAGCACGGCAAAAGTGTATTATTTACGGCGAAATCTGGAATCCGTGGAGcagaagctggagaatGCTTACTCGCGGCTCGAGACGCGCGACGTGGACGCATTCATGGCCCGCTACAAACAGACAGAGGCCGcggtgctggagaaagcTAGCCGTGTGCAGGAGTTGCGCGAGACCCTGAACGAGGCGGCAATCACTCACCGCAACGgcgcgcagcagcttgctggcTCGCGCGACGAGCTCGCCGCGCTCGAGAAAGATGTTCGCACGGTTCTTGGCGCAGCGCCGCTCGCACAGTTTgaagagctgctggaggacgcCGAGTACGAGTTCAGCGACTGTGACGGCGGCTTCAAGGTGCGAGAATACTGCATTGGCTTCAACAAGCGCGCGATTGACCTCATCAACCACAAGAACGCATGTCTGCTGTGCCACCGGGAGTTTGGGGCGGCGGACGAGAAGAGCCGGGTGTTGGAGCTGCTTGCAAAGCAGACGAGTGTTTTGGAGAGCGACCATTCTGCAGAAGAAGCGCTGCGAGCTGCACGGGACAAGCTGGACCGGCTCAAAGAGGTGTCGGGCAAAGTTGAGCGACACAGGAAGCTGgctgtggagctggagcagctgcaaaAGGACGTGGAGGCTGCTCGAGAGCGTGAGACGGTTGCCCGCGAACAGTTTGAGAGTGAGCAGCGTGACTTGGACGAGCAGCAGGCCCACAAGTCCCAGCTTGCGTCGCTGCTATCCGCGGTGGACGAGGTTACAAGGCTGCGGGACGAACAGGTCTCGTTGCAACGGCAGTTGCAGGGCCTAAAGGACGACATGGCCTTATTTGGCGGGCAACTGCAATCcatggaggagctggagctggcaCAGGCGCAGACGAGCAGCGAGATGAAGCGGCTGCGATTGGTGTTAGAGCGGCACGTTGCCGATCGCGAGCAGTATTCGCGCAGGCTGATGGGGCTGGAGAGCATGATCAAGGACCGGCGACTGGCGATcatcgagctggagaagtcgGACCTGGACAACGTGAACGTGCGCAAGTCGCTGCACGAGCTCGAGACGGAGATCGGGCAGCTGCGTGCAACGCTGGACCGGACGGAGCAGGCGGCTTCCGTGCTACGTGCGAGCCATGCGGCGCAGCAGGAACGGTACGGCGAGCTGAAGCGGCGCGGagaggacgagctggcgcagctCTTGCCGGAACTTGAGCGGCTACGGCAGACACAGGCCCAGATTGCTGCGCTGGACGCGCAAATCCGCGAATTTGAACAGAAGCACGCGGGCCAGACGACGTTTGAGCAGGAGTCTGCGCGGCTACGGGAGCAGATAGCGCGCGATGAGGTTGAGCTCGACGCGTTGGGCGTGCAGCTGCGAGAGCTCGAGAACGATCTCAAGGACGCCGACAACGCGGAGCGCAACCTGCGGTACAACCTGGACCTGCTGGcgctcgagcagcagcaaagTGAGGTGCGGGCAACGATCGCAGAGCtcgcgcagcagcaggccgAATCGCGACGAGACGAGTACGTGGCGCAGAGCAAGCAGCTGCGCGCGCGCCAGACACAGCTCCAGAGCGAGTATTCCACCAAGCTGGGCGAGATGACCCAGCTATCGCGGCAGATCCAATCGGTGAAACACGAGCTGCAACGCGACTACAAGGATATTGACGAGCGGTATACCAAGGAGTACGCAAGCCTGCAGACGAAGCTGTCGATGGTGACAGACCTGACCACATACTACAAGGCCATCGACTCTGCGGTGATGGAGTTCCACCAGgtgaagatgaaggagatcaaCCGGATCATTGACGAGCTATGGAAAAAAACGTACATGGGCAACGACGTGGACAGCATCATGGTGCGGGCAGACCCGATCAAGTCCAGCACGGCGGCAACGATGCGCTCGTACAACTACCGCGTGGTGATGGTGAAAAACGGGACCGAGCTGGACATGCGGGGGCGGTGCTCTGCGGGCCAGCGCGTGCTGGCGGCGCTGATCATCCGGCTCGCACTGGCCGAGTGTTTCGGGCTCAACTTCGGCATGATCGCGCTCGACGAGCCCACAACCAacctggacgacgacaacaTCGAGTCGCTCGCCAAGGCGCTCGCCAATATCATCCAGGAGCGCGCAACACAGCGCAACTTCCAGCTCATTGTCATCACGCACGACGAGAAGTTTCTGCGCGCCATGAACGCCGTCGACTTCACCGACCACTATTATAAGGTGATCCGCAACGAGCGGCTCAACTCCACCATTAACAAGGTCCAGATCAGCCAGCTCGACGATTAGCCGCCTCTcgctcgtccagcacagCCTGCATCTTGCCGTCGCCGCCGCCCTGCTTCCACAGATACAGCGCCTCGATCGCGTAGTTCTTGACGCTCAAATTCCGCTGGCGGTCCGACGCATACTCGCTGATGACATCGACGATCTTGAGGTCGATCACGAGCCCCCAGCACCGCCGCTCAAACTCCGCCAAGTCCTGAGTCTGGTTatcctcgtccaccacctcgtACTCGGCCTGTCCGAGCTTGTACAGCACGCGGCCCAGCGTGCGCAGCGCAATGCACCGTTGCCCGGGGAACGCCGACCGCAGGTAGTGTGCCAGCTCCGCAAGCGTGTACCCGGGCAACTCTGGGCTTGCTGCGTGATGGCGCAACTCCGGAGCCTGGGCGTGTTTCTCTATGTTCTCCGACGTGATTAGATCCCCATTCAAGTCAAACCGCAGCTCCGCAACCGCGTTGTACGTCACCTGTTTCGGCGTCTCCGGCGCCGGTTTCATCCACTCCAACGTCTTGGGGTCCTTGGGCAGGTCCGGGAAGAACTTCTCGTGCAACTTGTCGTTGAAGTCCGGGTCGTTTATGTCGAGTTTCTCGAGATTCTCGCCGCTCGGTCTGGGGAAATGCACCGACGCCTGTTTCAGCCGCTGGGCCTCCTCGAAGCTCGGCCCGGAgtcgtccagatactcGATATCCTCCcattcctcgtcctctttgCTCGATTTCGGCATTGCCAGCGGCGACGAGGGTTTGACGTACTTGACGGACGCCTCGTTGTTGAATCGCACTTTTTTGTCTGCCGACGAGACACTGTCCCTGCGCAGCGCGGGTTTCAGCCCTGGGCTCGCTGCCGAGTCGCTGTCGCTATCTGCCTCAGCACTACGCGGCTCGTTCTTGTCTGGCTCTGCTCTTTTCAACAGCATTTGCAAAATTTTCGGGTCTAGCgtgttgatcagctcctcctttgCCTGCTCGCGCTCCTCTCCAGACATCTTGCTTAGTCGCTCGATGTTTTCGAGGTGGatctgctctttttcagagAGTCCATTAGATGAACGCTCTGTCGTTTTCCGCTGCCGCACAGGCTTTCTCTTGGCCGCGACAGGGAACCCTGTGGCGGACCCAGAAATTGCTGGAACAGGCGCCTGGGGCTCTGTGGACGTGTCGTGCTCGACAATGTCGCCCAGAAGATCCATATTatagataaataaataactgtagaaaaaatatttattttgacACCGGAGAAATGAATTTCAACGGTGTTAAATTGcaaaccagaaacaaagTGCCGCCGCCACGCAAAGCTCAGACCGTTGCCGCCGTGTCCACGGCCACTCGCCAGCCACGCTCTCTGTGCTGGCCATCCTCTACCGTACGTCCTGCTCCATGGCCGGGTAACCCCCCATATACGTCATTTCTCCGCTCACCCCATGCAGGCCTCCGGGTCCAGGTAGCCTATTTATTATATAAGACAAAAACGTTAAACATTTACTTCCACCCATTTCTCCACCATGACAAGATCCTTTAGCATCCAGAACATCCCTCAGCTGCCTCCAGACCCATTGTTTGGTCTCAAGGCCAGATACAGCGAGGATCCGCGTCCTAACAAGGTCGATCTTGGAATCGGTGCCTACAGAGACAACGACGGCAAGCCGTGGAT
This window of the Ogataea parapolymorpha DL-1 chromosome VII, whole genome shotgun sequence genome carries:
- a CDS encoding DNA repair protein RAD50 codes for the protein MASIYKLSVSGVRSFSGDTHETIQFERPLTLIVGANGSGKTTIIEALRYATTGDLPPNSKNGAFVNDPSMTGATETKAQVKLAFQNVNRTSMVLTKSLAAFKNARTGTTSFKTRENQLVAIHNGEKQTVTSKMADIETAVPQQLGVSRAVLNYVIFCHQDESLWPISDSASLKKRFDEIFDSVKFIKVLETFRAIQKEMNVDIRVINNTVEHLRNDRARAHHKHAQVAELNRQVDRLNAESETLAREIEAVNKEADRLFATNQDYEKTISRLEYLRQQESSLAQQMDVIRSTTTRVDLPDAQIREQLDNFANVLVEKRSAVEQLRVQIESRSAQLARAREEYNTSVREEGRLRGLFERHEQNRSEKQRLEQQLDQTRLDALAAEYADKEAAHKAALEDVEFELTTLKEELAREAQHAEYVRNDVDALETKRAKFQQILSLSSSNQARLERERTELAAEELELQQLRDSSPLAAINEKIAQTEKQIRQLEVEQEDLLRKVSQASRQSDSTAKVYYLRRNLESVEQKLENAYSRLETRDVDAFMARYKQTEAAVLEKASRVQELRETLNEAAITHRNGAQQLAGSRDELAALEKDVRTVLGAAPLAQFEELLEDAEYEFSDCDGGFKVREYCIGFNKRAIDLINHKNACLLCHREFGAADEKSRVLELLAKQTSVLESDHSAEEALRAARDKLDRLKEVSGKVERHRKLAVELEQLQKDVEAARERETVAREQFESEQRDLDEQQAHKSQLASLLSAVDEVTRLRDEQVSLQRQLQGLKDDMALFGGQLQSMEELELAQAQTSSEMKRLRLVLERHVADREQYSRRLMGLESMIKDRRLAIIELEKSDLDNVNVRKSLHELETEIGQLRATLDRTEQAASVLRASHAAQQERYGELKRRGEDELAQLLPELERLRQTQAQIAALDAQIREFEQKHAGQTTFEQESARLREQIARDEVELDALGVQLRELENDLKDADNAERNLRYNLDLLALEQQQSEVRATIAELAQQQAESRRDEYVAQSKQLRARQTQLQSEYSTKLGEMTQLSRQIQSVKHELQRDYKDIDERYTKEYASLQTKLSMVTDLTTYYKAIDSAVMEFHQVKMKEINRIIDELWKKTYMGNDVDSIMVRADPIKSSTAATMRSYNYRVVMVKNGTELDMRGRCSAGQRVLAALIIRLALAECFGLNFGMIALDEPTTNLDDDNIESLAKALANIIQERATQRNFQLIVITHDEKFLRAMNAVDFTDHYYKVIRNERLNSTINKVQISQLDD